GAGTGTTTATGAGTGAGATAAATGTGAAAAagtttactttgaggtagagtttttgcaggataagatgaaaAGTTGCTAGtcggaaagccagacaacgatcctaaagctgatgatgctgatgatctgaagaaatgccagcatatcgcaagggggagtctgaagacctgcaagAATAGACTGAGAGTGAAGCTCAAaaacagatcaagactgaagattgtgaagactcgacacttcagactcgtcaacatctgagggggagtctgttggtgcagtcatctgtcgtcttcgtctgaTGTCGAGTCTCAGTCTCGGAGTGGATTTGATCAAGCATGACATCACAAAACAAGATAATGAATCCTGGCCGTTTGAAGCAAGCGTGGCCGTTTGGAACAAGCCTTTCCGTTTGAGATAGTTGATCGTTTGAATGTGATGTTGTGACCGTTTGAGGCCTTCCGTTTGAGTGATGCAtgaccgtttgagcatgttcaaacggtcaggtcaTGCACGATATATATCATTCAAACgatgtcatttgtaacgattcggaaatttgataccgaggtgctgccggtatttcctctcattgtaaacgttgtttattgaatgaaaaagaggattaaagtgattttctagctattttcaagttcgtttcttagtttccgcctctgaaacggattagaacTCTTCcaaacgactcattcaggtcgcgaaTCTGATCCTACAGGCTAAATACGTTTCCATTATGCCTTTGGTATGTCATAACTGAAATCTTACTAGATTTGAATCAAACCAATTGACATTCAAGTCTAATAAACTCGATTGACTCCATATAACCATTGTGTACTCCACATGGTCATGTGTTTGCAATATTTATTTGGATTGCTAAAATTATTATTGTCAAACCTCCCACATTcaaatgcaagacacccccacatttaagtgtaatcGGATGGCATCTAAATGGGGTGATGAAAGGTTCTCCCTCTCatttcgagtttgagaaaacttctcaactacCAATTCTGCATACCCTAAAGGGTTTGTTTCTTAAATGgttctccccccccccccccacattgcTTGCATTTTAATTAAGTTTGAGTAATATTACTCTTGATGACTTTTTAGACCCGCATGATAGGATAAAAGTTCCCATATCTTTTTGTCAATACAGTCGTCCAATTATATTACTCTACTCAGATTAATATTGCTCATAAGAGCTTCTGAGCTATATCAGGTTCTTCACATATGAAACGGATAGAATCATTATCAATGATCTATTTATTCAGTCCTCCCAAGTTATCCCCTTGGACTAAAAAGAAGTTATATTTATAGTTTTGTTTTAGCACAAAATCCGTTCTTATGTCAtcacatattttgaatgtttaaagttaATTTAATCTCCGTCGAGCATATAATTTTAACAAGtattagtctagcatgctttagaccacAGTACtctagcatgtgaacagaagatacatcattctgattcttcacagccttAAGAGATAACGCACTATCTCTTCCGAACATTCGTTTCTTAGTTTAGACACAATAATGAAATTTTATTTCACCATTCCAAAACCATCAGTTTTAGGAAGGCCTCAAAACCATAGTTAACTCCATCAATTAGGATCATAACTCTTTTGCCTTTTTATCTCCAAGGCTTCACCATTGACTTCCTAAAGACATAAACATAAGTCtttgtgacaaccggtgatttacggctccTGATTACGTAATTTACAGGTGATTAatgcgataataaatagtgtttacagcacaaattaacttaattaggcctttggagtgcccaggaacgtttATTCAATTGTACAGTGTGCGTATGGTGATTTACGGGAAACCTGCTGAACATTACGTGACTACGACGGATACCGACATTATTTTTacacaaaatattattttactaagCTACGGTGATTACGGTTTTAAAAACGTGTCTCGTAgaaattacgggccacttacacatgaaatgggcttgtgggccttaggcccaagcccaaaacccacaagcctaaacctacaCATAATATATTAAATCTTATCAAGATCCTAAAGATCTCTATAAAATCTGCTGAGAATCTCTATAAAATCTAGGCTAAATCTATACAAGATTTACATAGATACATAAATCTCCACAAATCTTATTAAATCTACACAAGATATTACAAGATCTCATCAAACATCTTTATAAAAGGGTCATGGTGCATACATTCTACACACAAAAAAATGCCTTCCTCCTGTATCTTTTTGTCTTCATATCCTTCTCAATATATTCAAGAACAAAGCCAAACATCCTCTCTCGGTTATACTCACAGACACAACACAAATTGAAATCTACTCCCTTATCTCCCTCACATACACATCCTGCCACCAACCTCATCCCTTACCCCTCTCCCTCTCCCTTCTCGGCGAAGACCAGGCTGGCGGAGCTCCGGCTGGTCAGGCAGTCCGGCGAAAACAACAGGGAACCGGCGGCTACCGGTGGTTCTCTCCGACGAGCGAGACCCCCCACCCCCGATCTGCGTATTTCCGACACCCCACACCCCATATCTTTATACCACCCCTTCGATCTACAAAACGGaagaccaccaccaccgtccggtggtggtgcggcgaTGAAGACAAAGacgggagagagagagagactgagACGAGAGAAAGAGATGTGGCGGAGAGGCAGCGGCGCAGCCGCTCTCGGCGGCGGCGGAGGTGGTGACGGTTTTCTTTCCCGGTAAGCCAAGAGTTTCATTTCTCTGTCCAACTCAGATTCTGATTTTGATTTGGTTTTTGGTTCAAGCTTCTCGGGTCAGCAGGTTCGGGTCAGGCATGGTCAACGGCTAGGTCAACTATGGTCAACGACTTCGGTTCAAAATTTTGGTTCAGATGGGTTCGGGTCAGCAGTTTTGGCGAGTCCGGTTCAGTCAAATTGGTCAGCTTTAGAAGCAGTTCGGGTCAACTCGGTTAACTCGGTGAGTCTGACCTGGTCAACTCGGTTAGCCCTGGTCAACACAGCGAGTTGACTCAGTCAACTCAACCGGTCAACTTAGATGACTTGGTCAACTCAGTCAATGTTCAACGCGAAGATGGGTAAAGTCTAACGACACGTTTAATATTTacgtttttatatatatttttaatcttACGTTATATCGAGCTCAAACCGAACGGATTGGTATTTAGTTTATATTACGTCGCCTTTGCAAGAGTTATTTATATTGATTATTGAACATtggttgaattttgaaattataacGACAACCTatgttgtcgggggcgtccaaaaacagaggaaactctgcccgtttttcgagaaaatctgtAAAATAAAACTAACGTGTTCTATTATAAAATGGGAACTAAAGGATTCGAATAAATTTTATAAATCGGATACGAAGCATACTCAATCTCGACGATTCTTTTATAAAGGTGAATGTAGTCTACATCAGACATCAACACATTTCGGattcttttattgaaattaatATAGCTATTATATTACTTTAGACATGAAAGTTCGACAAGTCCTTATAAAATCAATGTAATGATTTATATTGTTTCAAATGTCGACTAATACGACTTcttttcataaaaataaatacattgtatatttatttcaacaaacaaacgacacgacAATATTAAACGACAcgaattcgttttataaaaataaatatagcttatatatttattttaaacattgTACCTCATGAGCTCTTTTATAAAATAGATATAGTTTATCTATTCCTTACAAACGTTCAACAACTCGATCATacttttgtaaaataaatataactttttttaatttcaaaacGCCTAAACGGTACACTATAAATCATATATATCGAGTATgataagttattctacataacgtggtTGAATTCGTTGTTTAATATTTGCAATGTGTTACagtgcggaagcatgtatctatatcgtgttcggtccttcgtcgagcttgatcgtcttccggcatccaaaatgtacctacatttcataaacacgaAATGCTTTAGTCTTACGGGCTTTAAAACGTGTCCAAACGAGTCCGGGAAACCATTGATtccaaaaacaaaaaaatttgaaaatgacctccaccgtaacttacggtggcaccatAAGTTACGTTGGCCTCTGTAATAAAATTTTCCTACCGTACTACAGTAGGCAACCACCGTAAATAAttcagctccaccgtaacttacggtggcaccgtaagttacggtggcccctgcattcagcctttccattttgccgtaatTGACACGAAATCTTTATCTTTAAATTcgcttgtccgtttgacctaccatTTCTTCCTACAtatttgtaatttgattctccatcatatggagttaaagtCCGACATCCGGcttaataaattttgagacttttaTGCATTCGGCTTATTACCTTTTTACAAGATTTTGACCCGTCTACGCTTAAAtgcatattttgacccgttagagaGGATTTAATCATTTAAGTTTAAATCTCACTCTCTACTTTCACATGTCACTTTTCTACATTAAGGTATTCACATATCTTCCACCAAATTTACGCGTACCTGGCGCATGTCAaagtattgacccgttttaataccttgccttAATAATTTGCTGATTCATAGCCACGTAAATTCCATAAGCCGTTTTACCCTGTGAGCATTAGACTCGACATGCACTTGTTAGTCGTTATtcgtcaaatggtgttaacattACCATTTGACCTGTTTAGTCTAAGCGACCAAACATTTTGCACTTATATTTGAATGgtatttatttaccatttcattatTTAACCCATTTCGCCCCTTTTtgccattaaacatggttttttttttatcCTTTTATTCGTCCCGACCCGTATCATTTCGTGTCGGAACCCATATTTTGGATATAACCTTGGTCGTGTTTATAATCTATAAAGTAAATACGTATCCTAAAAAaaagtgtaagctttacttacctcgcgTCCGCGCAAACATTCTTCGCATCCATGATCCGTTTGACCCGTTCCTTTTCAAGCTCCCACCTAGCTTGTTTAGAGTCAACTATATCATAACATCCATAAGATGGTTAGATTGGTCATTCTATATAATGGCCATCACCCTATGGACCCCCCTTTTTTTTACACACTTATCAATCAAAGCATGCCATATATTCAACAACTAGTTTCATACCATAATTATTTTCATTCACTAACCGTTTGACCCGTTAGTGAAATTACTTATATAACAAGTTAGTAAGtgattttaaacactttaagcatGTCCCATAAAGTGCTATTTGTTCCTAACAATAAATACCTCATGACTAAACAAGTATACGCAATCATATGCCTTTTCCGGATTAATAATAACATTATTAATGTGCAGCGATTTTTCTATTCAGCTGCTGTAATCGACCATTATGACCCATTTAAATCCGAACAAGATTAACATGTTCAAAAATGGATCGTAGAACACTTCAATACCTTCGCAAGCATATAAGGTACACCTTCTAACGAAttttctatgattttatatgatttttataaaatcagcacaacaactatattttcatttttcaatcagCTTTTAAGTTTTCTGAACAGCAGTTTTAATCATATTTTTGACCTCTTTAACAACCACATTTGTTTCTTatgattgaaaacagtaaaaatttACTTCATAAGCTTTCCGAAAAGGTATAGAACACCCAAATCGGAT
Above is a window of Helianthus annuus cultivar XRQ/B chromosome 14, HanXRQr2.0-SUNRISE, whole genome shotgun sequence DNA encoding:
- the LOC110935026 gene encoding uncharacterized protein LOC110935026 — encoded protein: MKTKTGERERLRREKEMWRRGSGAAALGGGGGGDGFLSRFSGQQVRVRHGQRLGQLWSTTSVQNFGSDGFGSAVLASPVQSNWSALEAVRVNSVNSVSLTWSTRLALVNTAS